The following are encoded together in the Armatimonadota bacterium genome:
- a CDS encoding UvrD-helicase domain-containing protein: MSLLDELNPQQRQAAEAVEGPVLIIAGAGSGKTRALTYRIAHMVHDLKIPPEAILAVTFTNKAAGEMKERIHKLTGDAGKGLWVGTFHSICARILRAHGSAIGIPDNYVIYDESDQRSLIRQALSVLDIDSKQYKPAEIHWAISAAKNELIGPQEYRRSSRGPFDQVVRQVYPRYQQSLRANNALDFDDLLMRTVQLLRESPETLKVYHDRIRYILVDEFQDINHAQNEFIRLMGQASRNVCVVGDDDQSIYGWRGANIGLILDFESQYPEAQIIKLEQNYRSTQKILECAYEVIRHNVDRREKKLWTQNRPGENVVQYEAVDAEQEADWVAQTIQAQVNCRMTSFGDYAILYRANAMSRVFEEAMMRRRIPYEVVGGIRFYERAVIKDFIAYLRVIFNPADGVSLSRIINVPARGIGDKTLSHIDRIAAANGMSLYDAVRVVASDENLRQRARDAVADFYDLMERLRQVAAEQSLTVLCRSVAEMSGYLHALESSETAEDQTKAEDLREFVSLAERFERDRPDADLGSFLEHISLLSDLDEAQEIGSKVSLMTLHASKGLEFPVVFMVGMEEGIFPHQRSLGEEHELAEERRLCYVGMTRAQSLLYLTHAYNRVIYGQPQLMRPSRFLADLPDQLVDRQVTLANLVSSSVLGDDDDGEEQEVGGRKIDMTELLSRARANMEKARDRQRQEAAAQAEGTPRRPKSSREERRREREAKAAPESKRERGAGTAPAADASGIEYKSGDRVRHRTFGEGLVVQVRGSGVDMELVVAFAGKGVKTLLAEVAPIEKV, translated from the coding sequence TTGTCGTTACTGGACGAACTCAATCCTCAGCAGCGTCAGGCTGCCGAGGCAGTCGAAGGACCTGTTCTCATCATCGCCGGCGCCGGCAGCGGAAAGACCCGGGCGCTGACATACCGCATCGCCCACATGGTCCATGACCTCAAGATCCCGCCGGAAGCGATTCTCGCAGTCACTTTCACCAACAAGGCCGCGGGCGAGATGAAGGAGCGCATCCACAAGCTCACCGGCGATGCCGGCAAGGGTTTGTGGGTGGGTACATTCCATTCCATCTGCGCCCGTATCCTGCGCGCCCACGGGTCGGCCATCGGCATCCCCGACAATTACGTGATCTACGATGAGTCCGACCAGCGCTCCCTGATCCGCCAGGCGCTGTCAGTGCTGGACATCGACAGCAAGCAGTACAAGCCGGCGGAAATCCACTGGGCGATCAGTGCGGCGAAGAACGAACTCATCGGGCCCCAGGAATACCGGCGTTCCAGCCGCGGACCTTTCGATCAGGTGGTGCGCCAGGTCTATCCACGCTACCAGCAGTCGCTGCGGGCCAACAATGCGCTGGATTTCGACGACCTGCTCATGCGCACCGTGCAGCTTCTGCGTGAAAGTCCTGAGACTCTCAAGGTGTACCACGACCGCATCCGGTACATCCTGGTGGACGAGTTCCAGGACATCAACCATGCTCAGAACGAGTTCATCAGGCTCATGGGGCAAGCCAGTCGGAACGTCTGCGTGGTGGGCGACGATGACCAGAGCATATACGGTTGGCGCGGGGCGAACATCGGGCTGATCCTGGACTTCGAGAGCCAGTACCCGGAGGCGCAGATTATTAAACTGGAGCAGAATTACCGGTCTACCCAGAAAATCCTGGAGTGCGCCTACGAAGTCATCCGACACAATGTTGATCGGCGCGAGAAGAAACTCTGGACCCAGAACCGTCCCGGGGAGAATGTGGTGCAGTATGAGGCCGTGGATGCCGAACAAGAGGCGGACTGGGTAGCGCAGACCATCCAGGCTCAGGTCAACTGCAGAATGACCAGCTTTGGCGACTACGCTATCCTGTACCGCGCCAATGCCATGTCCCGGGTGTTCGAAGAGGCCATGATGCGCCGGCGAATACCCTACGAGGTCGTGGGAGGCATCCGCTTCTATGAGCGCGCGGTAATCAAGGATTTCATTGCATACCTGCGGGTAATCTTCAACCCTGCGGACGGCGTGTCCTTGAGCCGGATCATCAACGTCCCCGCCCGGGGCATCGGGGACAAGACCCTCTCCCACATCGACCGCATCGCCGCGGCCAACGGTATGAGCCTGTATGACGCGGTGCGGGTGGTCGCCTCCGACGAGAACCTGCGGCAGCGCGCAAGGGACGCAGTCGCGGATTTCTACGATCTCATGGAGAGGCTGCGGCAGGTAGCCGCGGAGCAGTCTCTCACCGTGCTCTGCCGCAGTGTGGCCGAGATGTCCGGCTACCTGCATGCTTTGGAAAGCAGCGAGACGGCGGAGGATCAGACCAAGGCCGAAGACCTGCGCGAATTCGTCTCCCTTGCTGAGCGGTTTGAGCGTGACCGCCCCGATGCCGACCTTGGCAGCTTTCTGGAGCACATCTCGCTCCTGTCAGACCTGGACGAGGCGCAGGAGATCGGTAGCAAAGTATCGCTCATGACCCTCCACGCTTCAAAAGGGCTGGAGTTTCCGGTGGTGTTCATGGTGGGCATGGAGGAGGGCATTTTTCCTCACCAGCGCAGTCTCGGAGAGGAGCACGAACTCGCGGAAGAACGCCGGCTCTGTTACGTTGGGATGACCCGGGCCCAGAGCCTGCTGTACCTCACCCATGCGTACAATCGTGTCATCTACGGGCAGCCCCAGCTCATGCGGCCCTCGCGGTTCCTGGCCGACCTGCCCGACCAACTGGTAGACCGGCAGGTCACCCTCGCCAACCTGGTGTCCAGTTCGGTCCTCGGGGATGATGACGACGGCGAAGAACAGGAGGTCGGTGGGCGGAAGATCGATATGACCGAGCTCCTGTCCCGCGCCCGGGCGAACATGGAGAAAGCGCGAGATCGGCAGCGACAGGAGGCCGCGGCGCAGGCCGAAGGGACGCCTCGACGGCCGAAAAGCAGTCGAGAGGAGCGGCGCCGGGAACGCGAAGCGAAGGCGGCGCCAGAGAGCAAACGAGAACGCGGCGCGGGGACCGCGCCGGCTGCGGACGCATCCGGCATCGAGTACAAGTCCGGTGACCGCGTGCGTCACAGGACATTCGGCGAGGGGTTGGTGGTGCAGGTCAGGGGAAGCGGTGTGGACATGGAGCTTGTGGTGGCATTCGCCGGCAAGGGTGTGAAGACGCTACTGGCGGAGGTTGCGCCCATCGAGAAGGTGTAG